AAACGCCAACGTCAAGACAACAAAATAGAggaaacgaatgaaaaccCAGCAATTTAAGCCGCTATCTGGTTGATAATATCATGTAAAGAATACCGCACAATAAACCGATTAAGATGTAGACTGCTAGTTTTGAGGCTGCCCAAAATTATAGGAAAATTAAGGACgccaattaaacaaaaagtgTGTAAAAGCTATTCAATCAGCAATTCTATCAACTCAACATCCACTGTCACACTTTTGCCACCtggcatttttctttaatcgacaatttcaaattagaaATCCAGAATGTGGCAAAGTCATGGCTAAGGTGGTAAAAGTAATTGACGACATTGACTTACCCTTTTTTTGAAGTGATCCCACACATTTcacaagttattttttattgatgtgTCAATGGAGTAGCACGGAATCCATCCCTCCAGGAAATAAATAGCGATAAATAGGTGATGACATCtaagaattgaaaagaaacatacAGAATCAGCAACTGGTCATAATTATCAACTTATAAATATTGCATGTGGTATTAagacaattatttttatactggACAATCATTAATAAAACCTtcacaaaaagtaaaaatcaaaaaaagctTACAGCATGGTAGTTGGTAGTATgttgttttaaaaactgcCTTCTCTTAATAGGGCTATTCAGAAATCTCAATTTGCTATATAATTTTCCCTGCAGCAGCACtaacaataaatcaaatgtacCTGAGGAGGATACTTACGtaaccaaaaaaagttttcgttcAATTGACGGCTCAAGTACGACAGAGGACAGACTACAGAGTACAGAGTAAACTCATTACTCAGTACAGACGACGATAATTTTGACAGCTGACAGCAAATTGCTAGAAATTAAGAGCAGCCAGCAGCCCTGTCTAGTGGCAAATTGTAACATTAGAAATCGCACATTTTTTTGCGcgcgtttgaaaaaaaaagtaggaagTCAAAAACTAGACTACGTAcctaaaataagtaaaaataaactcCTCACGATATAGTGTGGGCATTAATAATATGTTGATTGTTGGGGTGGGGCAAAGCAAACATCGCAATACAAAATTAAAGTTTCCGTTTAATACACATGTACGGAAAAAAACTATGCCTTTTATCAACTAATGGTTGCAAAGAGATTAGGTTAGTCGATTTCAGTTGGACAAAGACAATGAAGGTTGCAGCACagcaacacaattttctttttatctcatGTCATGTATTATGGCACAATGAAAGGGTCGCAATAAAGTTTCTGCGCTACAGGGATTAAACAGGATGATGACGAAAATTATGACAGTGTTTCATACTTTGGCAACCAAATTTCTATTCGTTGATTTCCCCAAAAGTAAGATAAAATGGTTCAGATACAAACGGTTTTTTAGTCTGAGGCAAGCGACGAATAAACGGTCGAAATTTCCGCGTTTTTGagcaagaaaagggaatatTTGCATGCAGTTCTAAATCTGACCTCCAGATGGCGTCGTCATACTCATAAccattcttatttcttatcaaattatcaaagaaacaaatttcttatcaaagaaataaatactTCTTTTCCATCAGACAAACTTTGTCCAGTGCGTTTGTTGCAAAATGGCAGCTAGTTCATCCGTCGACAAAGTGACCATTGATCGTGCAAAGATTTTAGGAAAGGGAAATTTTGGCATCGTTTTCGAAGGTGCTTGGTGTTATCTTAAAGTGGCCGTCAAACGAATTCCTCTAGAAAACGCCGCGAGCAGTAAACGAGAAGAAAGTGctttacaaaaattcaatcacgAAAACGTCATCAAACTATTTCATGTGGAGGAAAATGATGACTTTaagtatatttaaaaaactgacctggcatttaaaatttaaacatacAAATtctaaacttgtttttttttttttagaattttcgtCCTTGAATTTTGTGATGCCTCTctggaaaaattgtttctcaaAGAAAATGACCCGAAAAAATACCGCGGTCCAATGCCGCCAGAAACGGAAGTTCTCCTCCAGTTGGCTAAAGGACTAGAGTACATTCATCAAAAGGAATTAGTCCATCGCGACATCAAGCCACAGAACGTTCTCATTTGGGTGAATCCAAACTCAAACCAGGTTTTGATGAAATGGGCTGATTTCGGTTTCAGTAAACGTGTCAACGAAAGGGGAACTTACACAATGAGTGCAGTGAAGGGAACATACGATTATTTCGCACCGGAAATATTGAAACACCTGGACGAGGCCAGTTCTACTGGAAACGAAGTTCAGAAAAGAGGGACCGTCAAGAGCGATGTATTTGCAGAAGGCCTCGTCTTTGGCTACTTCATTGTGGAAGTGATAATCTGGTGGAAATGGTTAGTCTCCTGATCCAGCACGGAGCCAACGTCAATGCACTGGACAGTATAGGTAAAAATGCTCTTCTTTTGTGGTGCGGATATCGTGAACAtcatgaaaacaaaagttttttggcAATCATCAATCTCTTCGTTAAAAATGGGATCAATATCAATTGCAAAACTGAATACGGATATAATGCTCTAATTAAATTGtgcaaatattataaaaaggaaaatttaattgacattattcaatttttaattgaaaatgggaTCGATGTCAATTGCAAAGACAAAGACGGAAGGAATGCTCTCATTTTTTTGTGCGTAAattataaaaaccaaattctaattgacattattcgacttttaattgaaaatgggaTCGATGTCAATTGCAAAAACGAATACGGAAATAATGCTCTCACTTTATTGTGCGCATattatcaaaacgaaaatttaattgacattattcaatttttaattgaaaatgggaTCGATGTCAATTGCAAAGACAAAGACGGAAATAATGCTCTCACTTTATTGTGCGCATattatcaaaacgaaaatttaattgacattattcgacttttgattgaaaatgggatCGATATCAATTGCACAACCAATAACGGACATAATACTCTCACTGAATTGTGCGAATATtacggaaacaaaaatttcattgacgtaatcaaatttttaattaaaagtggATTGAATGTGACGGAAGAAACGTGGGCCTTTTTCAAGaagaattattacaaaaaaaatcgcgATGAAGTCTTGCAAATATTTCATGAAATCTTACAACAACATCCAGTTGAACCAGCGACTAAACGAATGAAGTTCGAATAACGTTGACTTAACTTTTAGACACTTTGCAATATAATAAGTCAGTTTGTCATTCATTTTGTCTTAACTTGTGTATGTTCCCCCCTTAGAAGTTGGAACGTAGTTATCAAAAAGATTTAATAAATTACTAATCAATATTGTGTATGAAAGACTCTTAAATCTGGCACCTTGATCAAGAACGGTGgagaaatattgaaataaaaaaatcccatGTAATTACTAGTCACTGACTACTATAACAAGTAACAATTCGTGGCGAACAGCACATAACTATGCTGCCGTATTTTTCCCTCGTATTCGATCGAGGGAAGTTACAAAGGTTTTATCAAGAATTGATTGCGTAACAATATCGCAACAAATTTAGTAAATACTACAGCACATCCTAAGCAATATGCAGCACACCCAGCAATACAGCACAACCCAACTGAACTGCCGGCTCGACTACCGGTATCCTTGCCTTTGAGTTCAAGATGTCAAAtgcggaagaaaaataaaaatataacgatGAAATTTTCTTTAGCCTATATCGCATCGTCAACTgcctgaattaaaaaaaaacggttttttctcttgcatGGCAGCTTGTACCGACAAGTAAATGTAAATTAAAACTTATCGAAGGTTTGCTTCTACCGACTTATCAGTTGGCAGTTGCCTCAACAAACGACGTACAAAACGGAatattggaaaacaaaagaaaagttatttaACTCTTAGTCGTTTACAACTAAAGCAACTGAGTCCTAACAAGTCATCATTTGCTGAAGTTTACTAGCAGATTAAAAAAAGTTCTGATTCAACCTTTCCGTAATATGGTACAGCTCATGTTGATGCCGCCAGTATCAGACAAACACCAGGTAGGAATGATTGATTCCATAAAGAAGATCATTGTGTATAGGTGCTGCATCATATTGCTTCGATGCAGCAcctataaatttaaaaaaaacatgaggTAAAAATaggacagaaagaaaaatgttgagaaCATGTTGCAAACATGTTTCCGAATTTCTCCACAAACAAACTAGTTATAGACATCACCTAGCATATTTCTTAGATCtacaatttcaaattagaTACCCAGAAGGTGTCATCTTTGACATGACTAAGGGAGAAAAAGACTTTGACGTACCATGTTTTTAAGATGCCACAGATTGTGTAGAGTAATTTCTTTCTTGATGTTGAGCAACACACTGAGTTGATCCCACCAGTGATGTGTTGTGCATGAACAAAAGTTCTCTTTATTTGGCACCCTGATCAAGTAAGGTGATGAAATCTaagaattcaaaagaaattaacaaatttgttCCATGTTATTGACTTACATACATGTTATTACCTACAGAAACACGTGATcacaaaaatgtataaaatcTTGCAGGATGATAGTTAATCTTACTGaatcttattatttaaaaaatgttttcatttgcaCATGCAGCTTAAGCTTATAATAGctcaataacaacaacatgaaGGAGAAATGATAGTAATAACTTACCGGCCATATCGACGACCAAAGTGTATACCTCAGACTCAGACGCACAGAGTACAGACGATAACTTTGACAGCTGACtgcaaattgtaaaaattgcGAGCAGCATTATCTAGTGGCGaattgtacatttttttaaaatctgctAAAAAATCCGAAATCATATAAGACTATCTATAGACGGTCTAtagaaatcagaaatttacttaatttcTTATGAATTCCAAGTACAAAAAGGCTGTCTTTATCAGAGTGTGTACACAGATTCAACAACTCTATTGGGATTTTCTGTATTAAAAAATCGCAGTAAATTTGTTAACTAGCACTCAAAagtcaaatttcttttaaaatattttcgagaATTAATCGACGTTTCTCCAGGACGTCTACCCAATGGATCTCGTAGCGCAGTATTTCGGAAGATGTCATCAAATGACTAATTGCGTCCTTGATCAATTCCTAGATACctagaacgaaaaaaaatagtaatttcAACACCACATATCCCAGAAGGCCTAATCCACAATGTAAATACCTTGAATTCAGCAGAGCCACGTTTAAAAGCACGGTTAGCTTTGTGTTCCGTGACAGACTGTAGTTCAAACAGTAAATGACCTCTCAACTGACTCAAACCAGGTTCAATAACATCCGCAAGTTTCAATAGCTGTCGGCAGTAATCCAGCTTCCTCTCAATCAGTTCTTCACTCAaatctaaacatgaaaaaaaattgattacaaCGTCTCGACAACAAAGTCGAGCGACATGAATTACAgcccaaaaaatgatttaatgaaGCATTAGAAAAGCTTTGAAAAATTGCGTTAAATCATACTATTTCAAGTAGCAAAGATCAACATGCAAAAGCGAATCTTCATCCAGACATCTTTAGTTGCTCGCAGCCGCTTGCCCAGGTTAAGTATAACTCCTTGAGAATAGAGTCAAACATTCTTATAGAAACCATGGTAAAGAAGTTGCGGAGTATTTCCGTAAAGCTGAACGAGGGCGTATTTGGCCTCTATCACGTGACAGCTATCCGGATGGATAGCTCCGGAATATTTCCGGATAAAATCTTCTAGTAATTCCGGACGATTCCGTGCCAATTGAGCAACTTGTTTCAATTCCATCCGTGCGGAATCATGGACCCTTTTAACTTGTTCGATTTTTTGCACTGATCCGCAATCGCTGCACCCCCAATTTGACATTTGATCGAGCGGATCTTGACTTAGGACAGCACCTCCGCAACCTGCACACTTGACGGTGCTCAATAATGTCCCCAGTTCTCTTGGGTCCGCACAGCGGCTGCATTGGCACCAAAAATGTTTGGTGGATTTCAAATGTAAGCGACGATCCAGGGTGTTCCAGAGGCTTTGCGTataggtggcgctgattttgTCTCCAGCCGGAATATCTTTAGTTGCCAAAATTCTTATCCGAAAATCAGCCGGATCGAAAACATGCCGAGTATTTGCTACGCAATCGTGGTTCATTAGCGACGCCGTAGGATACAATCCTCGGACACTAACGCGTCCCTGAACGCGGATCTCGAAGCAGTTGGTCTCCAAAATTCCGCAAACTCGCTGGATACTTTCGGAATCGTATTGGGTCAGCAACAGCCGATAGCGCAGGAAactggaaatgttttgttcAACTAGTCGGTAGATGTCCGTACCCCGACGTTGTTCCAGATGTGAAACGAGCTCGTCTAAACGCTCCCTATCCGAATCCGGCAAAGTCAAGTAGCGTAAAGGAGTTATGCATTGATACACTTGACTGTTGATGGCGCCCTGATTGAGATGGTTGGTCATCAAAGTCGGATCAATCATTCGGCATTCTCCATTTTTGTGCAAGGCAGATTCTTCGCAAGCTGCCGAACA
The window above is part of the Daphnia pulex isolate KAP4 chromosome 3, ASM2113471v1 genome. Proteins encoded here:
- the LOC124190892 gene encoding serine/threonine-protein kinase/endoribonuclease IRE2-like; protein product: MAASSSVDKVTIDRAKILGKGNFGIVFEGAWCYLKVAVKRIPLENAASSKREESALQKFNHENVIKLFHVEENDDFKIFVLEFCDASLEKLFLKENDPKKYRGPMPPETEVLLQLAKGLEYIHQKELVHRDIKPQNVLIWVNPNSNQVLMKWADFGFSKRVNERGTYTMSAVKGTYDYFAPEILKHLDEASSTGNEVQKRGTVKSDVFAEGLVFGYFIVEVIIWWKWLVS
- the LOC124190889 gene encoding SET domain-containing protein SmydA-8-like; this encodes MVQHFPCAKCQLPSTNCCSKCRRVYYCSREHQKADWTNHKTLCAPPFKIEESEAEGRYLVASRLIKAGEVILQELPLVVGPKLKTLPLCLGCYKPITDTYRCSRCNWPMCSAACEESALHKNGECRMIDPTLMTNHLNQGAINSQVYQCITPLRYLTLPDSDRERLDELVSHLEQRRGTDIYRLVEQNISSFLRYRLLLTQYDSESIQRVCGILETNCFEIRVQGRVSVRGLYPTASLMNHDCVANTRHVFDPADFRIRILATKDIPAGDKISATYTQSLWNTLDRRLHLKSTKHFWCQCSRCADPRELGTLLSTVKCAGCGGAVLSQDPLDQMSNWGCSDCGSVQKIEQVKRVHDSARMELKQVAQLARNRPELLEDFIRKYSGAIHPDSCHVIEAKYALVQLYGNTPQLLYHDLSEELIERKLDYCRQLLKLADVIEPGLSQLRGHLLFELQSVTEHKANRAFKRGSAEFKELIKDAISHLMTSSEILRYEIHWVDVLEKRRLILENILKEI